Within the Telopea speciosissima isolate NSW1024214 ecotype Mountain lineage chromosome 4, Tspe_v1, whole genome shotgun sequence genome, the region CAAAAATGGTGGGCCATTTCTGGTACGTTTGGACCGTAATAAATTCTACAGAAATCATGAACCATACCAGATCAGAGACTCTTCTGATGAGGTCTCTGAGCTTCTGGTTATGGGGAGTTAGTTGTATTCCATTTCCATATTTCCCTTCAATCCAGAATAGAAACATTGACTGACCTGACCCTCTTCTTACTCTCCTAGCTAGGTCAAGTCCTATTTATGGAAATCAAACTCTAATTCcaacttttctttcttgtaattTTGGCATCATTTGCGTAAATTAGAGAAGAAATGACGGTTCCCACGTCCCTCCAACGTTGGTATGTCACTCTCTCTAGTCTCCATAgaggtagtagtagtagtagtctctgttgttgttgttgttggctTTGGTAGTTGTTGTTGGGTAGTGGTGAAACTATTGCTTCTCTTCTAATGAATGCTCTCTATTATTCCCTTCCCTTGCTACCTAAGCCAGCTGCTACCCCATTCTCAAACTTGCGTTTTCTCTCTAAatggaaagaaataaagaaagagaaatggttCAAAATCATTCAATTTCAacttttataaataaattattCTTCACGAATCACAGAGCCCATTGATGATTAATGACGATGAGATGGTCatagaaagagaaattaaaaaaaataagataaattatagatcaccccttgatttttgaaaaaattcaaatcacctTCTGATTTAAACCTcaaaatgataaattagtccttaatgttagttttatgttgttaagtgatgatatcaaccaattaaataaatttaaattcttaaactacccttgaccaatgttgaagatgaaggaagggtagtattataaatttaattgtaatgttttagtataagggataaaatagtctttttacacTAATAattaacaacagactaacaccgttactgtagagagGGACATTTGAATTTTTGCAAAAATCAAAGGATGATCTTGAGTTttgattgaaaaccagggggtgatctataatttacccaaaaaaataataataatttgtaATTAATGGTGAAACCACCGACTTTCATTTCATCCCTGAACGTGGGTTCAAAGCCAAGTACATTAAAACATGCTATAAGGGTGATGAACCaaaccttctttctttttccctttcagttttcaccactctctctctctctctctttaaaaaCCCTCCTCCCCTTGTCCTCACTTAccaaacttcttcttcttctgcatctgcttctttctctctctctctctctctctcttctctctctctctctctcagtcacTCACTCACCGcgtaaggagagagagaggttcagAAACATGCCCAAATCAACACTGAATAGGTATCACACCCTGTGTCTTGTGAATCTTGTTCTGAGCCTCTCATTCACATTCACCGTTTCTGCAAGTTCTCCTCCTCCCCAGTTCAGAGAAGCCCCAGAGTTCTACAATTCCCCAGAATGCCCCCAGAGCAGAGACGACGGGGAAGGATCAAATGTGTGCTCCGATCTAACCATCCACGTGGCAATGACGCTTGACGCAGCTTACCTGAGAGGATCCATGGCTGCCATTCTATCAGTTCTCCAACACTCTTCTTGCCCTCAGAACGTAGCTTTCCATTTCGTGGCCTCTGCCTCCGCCGACGACGGTCACCTACGCAGTACCATATCAAACTCCTTCCCATACCTGAGATTCCAAGTGTACCGCTTCGATGATTCCGCCGTTGCCGGCCTAATCTCCACCTCCATTCGTGCCGCACTTGACTGCCCACTCAACTACGCTCGTAACTACCTGGCTAATCTCCTTCCTCTCTGCGTCCGCCGCGTCGTTTACCTTGACTCCGACCTCCTCCTCGTTGACGATATCGGTGATCTCGCTGCCACTCCCCTAGGCGATCAAGCCGTTCTCGCCGCGCCAGAGTACTGCAATGCTAACTTCACTGCTTACTTCACTCCAACTTTCTGGTCCAACCCTGCTCTCTCCTTAACCTTCGCCGGTCGCAAGGCTTGCTATTTTAACACCGGAGTCATGGTTATCGATCTCAAGCGATGGCGTACTGGGGACTACACCGCCAAGATTGAGGAATGGATGGAACTCCAGAAGCGAATGAGGATTTACGAATTGGGTTCATTGCCTCCTTTCCTACTTGTCTTTGCCGGGAATATTGCTCCAGTGGATCACCGATGGAACCAACACGGCCTCGG harbors:
- the LOC122658509 gene encoding probable galacturonosyltransferase-like 1, producing the protein MPKSTLNRYHTLCLVNLVLSLSFTFTVSASSPPPQFREAPEFYNSPECPQSRDDGEGSNVCSDLTIHVAMTLDAAYLRGSMAAILSVLQHSSCPQNVAFHFVASASADDGHLRSTISNSFPYLRFQVYRFDDSAVAGLISTSIRAALDCPLNYARNYLANLLPLCVRRVVYLDSDLLLVDDIGDLAATPLGDQAVLAAPEYCNANFTAYFTPTFWSNPALSLTFAGRKACYFNTGVMVIDLKRWRTGDYTAKIEEWMELQKRMRIYELGSLPPFLLVFAGNIAPVDHRWNQHGLGGDNFRGLCRDLHPGPVSLLHWSGKGKPWARLDANRPCPLDALWAPYDLLQTPFSLDS